Genomic DNA from Microbacterium sp. NC79:
GGCGTGCGCTGGCGTGGACGGCCGGTGCCGCGAGCCTGGTGATCGCGCTCTTTGGGGTGGTGGTTGGCAGCATCAGCATGGCCGCCGATACGCCGCAGCGAGCGGTGATCGGCGCCTTTGTCGTGCAGGTGCAGGAGCTTATCTCGGGGCCAGCCATCGTTGTCGCGCTGATCCTCGCCGTGGCGACCCTGGCCGGAAGCGCTGGCGCCCTGATTGTGCGCAAAGCGACGCCGAGGGACGCCGCGCCTGTCGAGATCTGAGAGAGTCCCCGAACCCACCCTCGCTACTCACTCGGCGCCCGGTAATGCGGGGTGCGAATTACGCGGTGACATGTCTCGGTGCTGGGCGTACCCGGTACAGAGGGTAGGAGTGCCCGTTCTCCGTTGACAGTGGCCGATGTGCCCGTCGGCCGCGGGTTGGCGCCCGCCGCGAGTAGCTACCTGCTGTCTCAGCTATCGACGAGCTCGCTCGTCCAGTTCGCCTCCTGAATCACGGTGTCGAGTTCGCGCAATTGCTGTGCGACATCATCAATTTCGCGGCGCAGCGCAGGCACGTCGATCGCAATGACCTGGCGCAGTTCAGACCGCATCTGCCTGTGATAGTCAGCTCCGGTGATCGCGGATTGTGCGGCACCACTCAACACGCTGTGGCGAAGCTTGAGCATGTCGCGCGCCGCCAGCGCCGACGTCATCGAGCGGCCGTCCTTGAGCGTGAGTGAGGCATTCGTGAGGTTGATCGCGGCAATCAACGACTGCAAGCGATCGATGGTTTCGCCCGCTTCAGTGAGGAGGGCGGTGGCGTCTTCAGAGGGTTCTTCGCCCTCTTGGAAACGCACGTTTGCATGAATTCTTTCGCGCAATTGTGCAACGCGCTTTTGCAGATCTCCGCGGAGGGAAAGTGCTTCGGCTAACCGCATGTCATTCCTTTCGATGCCGCTGTCTGCATAGTGAAACACGGAACCTGTTGTGAGGGAAGTTCGGGTGCGGCGGTTGGGCAGGCGTCGTGCCGTTCTGCTCATATGAGCGGTGTAACCGGTCTTGCTGTGCACGCAAGCGCGAGGACTCAGTTTGACATTGGGCGACCAATATCGTCATAATCTGCACATGACTAACAACGCATTTCCTGTGTCCGCCGTGGAGGCGAACGGGACGACTGGCATGATGATGGCCGGTCGCGTTGCTACGTATTGCCGAATGTGTCGCTAAACCAGTAGCCCTTCGCTTGGTTCATCCTCCGCTATTCGCCTGAGTTGCATGAACCCCCGCGCTCGCTCGCTACCCCTCACCTGGGATTCGTCTGAGTTGACCGCGTACACCGGCCCGTTGGCCACTCGCAAAAAACATCATCTGAGATCGACGTTCTCGTCGTCGACTCCACCCCTCAAGGATTTTCCTCATGTCGAACGCAACCCTTCTCGCTCCCGTTCAGACCGCACGCTCAGCTCACACGATTGCCCGCCCGGTTAGCCCGGCCGCCCGTGTAGCGGCACCCGCTCAGCCCGCACAGCCTCCCGTCGCCGCACGCCCCGAGCCCGCCGTGCCCGCTGGTTCCGAAGCCCGCGGCTTCGCCCTGTACGTCGGTATCGACGAGCAGAAGGCAGCCCAGGCCGGTGTCTCACTCGGCATTCTCGTCGACGCGTTGCGCCGCACGCTTGCTGACCTGGCTCCCGCCGCACAGACGTACGCGACGGTTGCCCTCGCGCCGGTTGCCGCAGGTGGCCGTGACGTCGACGTTGTTCGCCTCGCTCTGCACGAGCCGAGCGCTGTTGCCCGCACCCGTCCCGAGCCGGTTGACGAGGACCTCGCAAGCCGTGTGATCGTCGATATCTCACGTAAGCGTGTCTTGATCGACGGTGAGTCGGCGAATTTCACCTACAAAGAGTTCGAACTGCTGCAGTACCTGGTGCTCCGCGAGGGGCGCACGATCGACCGCGCTGAGCTTGTCTCGTCGCTGTGGTCGGCTGGCTCAGAAGATGAGGCTCCTGGCGAGCGCACGATCGACGTGCACGTTCGCCGCTTGCGCGCCAAGCTCGGGCGCTACGAAGACATCGTGCGCACGGTTCGTGGCATCGGATACCGCTTCGACCGCCACGCTGACGTCGTCATCCGCTACGGCACCGGAACACCATCGCCTGACCGCTTCTAAGCGTCGCGTGTGCATTCGCTTCGTCGCGTCGCGTTTGCATCGCGTTTAGACGTCGCCTCGACAGTGCTTTGAGCCGTCGCGTCGACCTCGCTTCGATATGTCGCGTTGACAGCGACCGAGGCGGCCAATGTCAGCAGCCAGGGTTAATGTTGCCGCATGACCAGTTCGTCGTCGATGATGCGTGCGCGTCCCGAGCGACGACATCGACGACCCGCCCCACTGGTTCCGCTACCGACCGCACCGCGCATCGATAGCGTCTATTGTCCACCGTTTCCGCTCGACTTTCGCCCCGTTGTGGGTATTCACCGTCGCGGATTCACCGATCCGACGATGCGGTGGGAGCACGATGTGTTGTGGCGTGCCGTGCGAACACCGGACGGCATCGGAACCATTGCCATGCGGCAAGAACATGGCACGATTCGGGCATCAGCCTGGGGGTCAGGTGCCACCTGGCTGATCGACCAACTCCCGGCGCTGTGCGGCGCGGATGATGACGACGCCGGATTCGATGCGTCACGTCACCCCCTCATTGCCGACGCCGCCCGCCGCAACCCCGGCCTCCGCCTGGGGCGCTCAGACGTGCTGACCGACGTACTGATCAGCGCAATCTTGGAGCAGAAGGTGACCGCGCTACAGGCATTTCATGCGTGGCGCGATCTGATTTATTGGCACGGCGAGCGTGCCCCGGGGCCACGCCGGCTGTGGGTCGCACCCGCCCTCGACACGTGGCGCACGATCCCCTCGTGGGATTGGCATCGAGCCGGTGTTGAACCGCCGCAATCCCGCGCAGCGGTGACGGCCGCTGCGAGCGGCATCGCCGATCGTCTGCATGCCGCAGTGGATGGGCAGGAGCGTGAACGACTCCTGACGAGCGTGCGCGGCATCGGGGTATGGACGGCCGCCGAGGTGCGCATCCGTACATTCGGAGATGCCGATGCCGTGAGCTTCGGCGACTTCCATCTTGCCCACGAAGTGGGGTACGCCCTGACAGGGCAGCGCGTCGATGACGACGGTATGCGCGAACTCCTCGAACCGTGGGCAGGTCATCGGCAGCGCGTGATTCGGCTGATCTTCGCCAGCGGCGTCGTTGAGCCGCGTCGAGCACCACGGCTTCACCCAGAAGACCATCGCGAAAGATAGCGCTGCGGGCGCCGTGACCTCCTCCCGGCGGCGTACGCTGATGCCATGTCTGCACGTACGGTCAGTGTCCTCATCTTCGTTGCCGTCGTGTGCGGCGGCATCCTGTTTGGCGCCATTCTGCAAAACATCCTCCTCGGCCTTGTGCTTGGGCTCCTGCTAGCGACGGGCTACGCGCTGGCTCGCGCATCGTGGAAGCGCCGTGACACCGGCATTTACGACGAAGAAGATAACGGCGCCGAAATCTAGCCGCCGAGACCATTGCGCCGACGGCGCACAAGGCGCACACTGTGAACGCTTCATTTTCTGTCGATGTGGAGGCGCTCATGCCGAGTTTGAACCCGTATTTGTCGTTCCGCGACAACACCCGCGAGGCGATGGAGTTCTACCAGTCTGTGTTGGGTGGTGAGCTCGATGTGATGACGTTTGAAAACTTCGAGATGCCGCACGATCCGGCCGAAAATAACCTCATCATGCACGCGCAATTGACGACCCCAGACGGATTCGTGCTGATGGCTTCTGACACACCCTCCACGATGGAGTATGTGGCACCAGCGGGCTTCTCCGTGTCACTCGGTGGTGAAGACGAGGCGAAGTTCCGGGGGTTCTGGGAAGGTCTGGCAGACGGCGGAACCATCACCATGCCGCTATCCGCACCCGAATGGGGCGGATTATTCGGCATGCTTGTTGACCGTTTCGGCGTGCCCTGGATGATGTCGATTTCGCCAAGCGAGTAGTCCCCGCGTCAATCACGACGACGGATCCCGCTGCCCTCAGCGCAACAACGCGAGAGCCGCGGGAATCCGGGGTTTTCCTGGTTTCCGGCGCGCTCGAACACCAATGTCGGTGGCCACTCATAGCGTGGGGGTATGCGAATCCTGCACACCTCCGACTGGCACATCGGGCGCTCCTTCCACGGACACTCGACGCTGAGCGCGCTCGCCGAGGTGCTGCAGGCGATGATTCTGCAGGTCCGCGAGCACGCGGTCGACGTGGTGCTGGTGTCAGGAGACGTTTTCGATTCCGCCACACCCTCGGCTGATTCCTACACCCTGCTGACCGACACCCTGGCCGAGCTGGCTGACACCGGCACGCAGGTCATTGTGACCAGCGGCAACCATGACTCGGCGGCGCGTCTCGGCTTCCAATCGGGGCTGCTGCGCCCGGGCATCTACGTACGAACCGATCCGCTTCAGCTCGACCAGCCGATTACGCTCACCGACGAGTTCGGAGAGGTCGATGTGTACCCGATTCCGTACCTCGAACCCGCGATGGTTCGCCACCTGTGGGAGGGCGTCGAGCTGCGCAAACAGGTCGACACGCTGACCCACGCAATGAACCTCGTGCGTCGCCGCCGTGAAGAGCGTGCGACGAGCGGAACCTCGGTGCGTTCTGTCGTGATGGCGCACTGTTTTGCCGCGGGTGTCGAAGCGACGCCTGGGGTAGAACGCGAGGTCCGCCAGGGCGGCGTAGACATGGTTCCGGTATCCGTCTTTGACGGGGTCGACTATACGGCGCTCGGGCACATTCACGGCCGCCAGACACTGCGTGACAACGTGCGGTACGCCGGCGCGCCGTTGCACTACAGCTTTGGTGAACAGCACAAGCCGCGCGGCTCGTGGCTCGTCACCCTTGACGCGGATGGTTTCGCCGATGCCGAATGGCTCGAGGCCCCGGTACCGCGTCGCCTCGTCACCCTTCGTGGCACGCTCGACGAGCTGCTGACCGACGACCGCTTCGACGGCGACGAGACCGCATGGGTGTGTGCCGAGTACACCGACACCACCCCGCAACGCGACCCGATGCGTCGGCTCCGTGAGCGATTCGAGCACTGTGCGCTCGTGCTGCACAAGCCGGAGGGTGTGGTTGCGGGTGCGAAGAAAACGTATGGCGAGCGACTGCAACGCGCCGTGACCGATATTGAGCGCATTGAGGTGTTCCTCGCCGACGTCCGCAACGGCGAAGGAGCCAGCCCCGCCGAACAAGAGATTTTGCAGGCGGTCATTGACGAGCGGGTTCTCGCCGAGGCGCGCGCGTGAAGCTCCATCGTCTCGAGATCGAGGGTTTCGGGCCGTTCCTTCGTCGTCAGGTCATCGACTTCGATGAGTATGACGCTGACGGGTTGTTTCTGATCTCTGGCAAGACGGGTGCAGGCAAGTCGAGTCTGCTCGACGCCGTGTGCTTCGCCCTCTATGCGACCGTGCCCCGCTACAGCAGTGCGGGCGGCAAGCGGGTGCGTAGTGATCACGCGTTACCCGACGACGTATCTGAAGTGTCCCTGACCTTCTCAACCGGTGACGAAACCTACCGAGTGACCCGCTCACCCGAGTATGAACGACCCAAGCAACGCGGCGGCGGCATGACGACGCAGGCAGCCACCGTGCAACTTGATCGCCGTGACGGGGAGCAGTGGATCGGCATTGCGTCTCGAGCTGTCGACGCAGGTAACCAGCTCGCGGAGATTCTGCAGCTCAACAAGGATCAGTTTCTGCAGGTCATCCTGCTGGCGCAGAACCGCTTCGCGAAATTCCTGCTCGCCGACAGTAAAGAACGACAGACGCTCCTGCGTACCCTGTTTGGCACCAGGCGGTTTGAGGATTACCAGAAGCAACTCATCGAGCGGCGCAAACTGAGCGAACAGACGATGGTTGCTGCCCGGGCTCGGCTGCTCGATCGGCTGTGTGACGCCGAGAAGCTCGTTGATGCGCACGGCTGGGGCGAAACGCACGAAGACCTGATCGGCACCGTGCCAGGCGACGACGCCGCACCGCTGGCCGCCGATGACGCCCACGGTGCTGGGGCTGGTCTTGGTGGTGAGACGGGTGCTGCTGCTGGCACGGCTGTTGGTGCTGGTGGCACGGCTGCTGGTGCTGGTACGGAGCCCAGCGCCGACGAAGCAGACACAGACACGCCGCTCGACGCCACGCTGTTGCCAGTCGCTGACCGCCTCGAACGCTTGCACGTTGCTCGCGATCGCGGCGCGTATCGAGTCGAAGCCACGACGAACGCGCTTGCGCATGCCGATGCAAACCGTGTCGCGAGCGCGGCCGCGGCCGCGAATGCGAGGGCGCAACGAGATCATCAAAATCGCCGTGACCTCACCCGCGCCCAGCTCGCACGGTTGGAAGAGCGCGCACCGGAGATTCTGCAGGATCGTGCCGAGCTTGCCGCTGCACGCGAAGCGCAGACCGTGGCCAGTGCGATCGCGGCTCATGACCGTGACATCGCGGCAGCTGCACAGGCCACCGCCGACCAGGCGGGGGCGAAGGCGCGATGGACGACCTACGCCACTGATCCCGCGACAGCACCAACGGCCGCATATCTGCGAGAGCGTGCCGACGAGTGCACCGCGGCGCAGGGGGCACTGGCGGCAGCTGCTGCCGCCGAAGCCGACCTTACACAGCACGAAGACGCGGAAATCGCGACCCGTGCGGCACGGGTCGAAGCCGAGACCGCAGTGGCCACGCTCCGTGATGAGGCGCAGCGGATCCCGGCAGAGCTTGCCGTGTGCGAACGCGCACTCATGGCGCTGCAGGCCCGAGCCGACCGCATCGAAGAACTCACCAGCCGCCGCAGCACACTCGATATTCAACTCGGTGCCGCGCAGCAGCTGGAGGGTCACGAGCGCGATCGCGACCGCGCAATTGAAGCGGCGTACCAGGCGAATGCTGCTGCTCGCGCCGGCGTCGACAAGCTCGATGCGCTCTACAAGCGCAAACTTGCCGGGTCGGCGTCTGAACTTGCCGCGACCCTCACTGACGGCGTTGCCTGCCCGGTCTGTGGTTCCGATGACCACCCGCACCCCGCGCCCGTGCTTGTTGACCCGGTGACAGACACCGAACTTGCCGCGGTGGCGGCAGAGCGCGACGCCCTCCAACGAGCAGCGACGGCAGCGTCTGAGGCAGAACAAGCCGCGGCAACGGCACTCTCCCACGTGATCGCTGCAGCTGGCGGACAAAGCCTTGAGCAGCTCACCGCAGCGCAGCAGAAACTCGCGGCCGAAATTGCTGACGCCGAATCGGCGCAGGCGGAGCACGCCACGACCCAGCGCACCCGTGACGAGCTGCTGGCGCGGGAGAAGTCGATGTCGGCCGCGATCGACGAGGCGATGAAAGCATCGGCTGAAGCGGTCGCCGCGCAGGCCGCTGCGCAAGAGCAGGCACGAGCTGCGCGCGAAAGCGTGGCCGCGGCTCGCGGCGAATATGCGACAGTGGCCGACCGTATTTCCGCGATCGCAGCCGAACGCGACGCTGCTCAGGCCTATGCCGCTGCGCTTGAGAACATGGCTGTGGCGGAGGCGGCCGTCCGCACGTCGCGCGCGGCTGTCGAGCGGGCTCTTGCGACGACAACATTTGCGACCGCAGTGCAGGCGCAGGACGCGGCCCGCTCTCCAGAAGAGATGGCTGCGTTGGATGCGCGCATCGCGGAGCACGACTCCGCACTGCGCGCCGCGAAAGCGACCCTCATGGAGCTGGAACTCGAAGTTCTCCCTGACGACGCCATTGATGTCGACGCCGCCGAAGCGGCCGCCGAGGCTGCGCAACAGGAGTGGGCGCGTATCGGCAGTGAACTCACCGCGCTGCAGAGCGCGGTCGCGGCTCTCGCGGAGCGCACAACCGCAGCAGAAGACGAACAACAGCGTCAAGCAACAGCGCTCACCGCGCACGAGACCATCGAGCGATTGGCCGATACCGTCAGCGGCCATGAGCCCAACACCAAGCGCATGTCGCTGGAAACATTTATCCTCGCCGCCGAACTGGAGGAGATCGTCGCGGCAGCCAATGTGCGCTTGGGGGATATGTCGAGTGGAAGATACCGTCTGCAGCACAGCGACGAACGCGTCGGCAACGCGGCAGCGGGGCTCGGTATCGACATTTTTGACTCTTTCACGTCCAAAGCACGGCCCGCTCACTCCCTCTCAGGCGGTGAGACCTTCCTCGCGTCGCTCTCCCTCGCCTTGGGGCTCGCCGAGGTGGTCACGAACCGTGCAGGCGGGGTGCGTCTTGACACCCTGTTCATCGACGAAGGCTTCGGATCCCTCGACCCAGACACGCTGGCCATCGCAATGCAGACGCTCGATGAACTGCGCTCAGGCGGGCGCACCGTCGGCATCATTAGCCACGTTGAGGCAATGAAAGAACAGATCCCCGCGCAGCTACGCGTTCGCGTCGCGTCAGACGGGTCAAGTGACATCATCACGCGATAGGCGAACATCCGGCCGCCAACCAGATAAGCGCCCTACGCTGGCACTATGAAGAGCACCGCCGGAACCATCATTGCCGTCGTCGTGGCGGTCATCGTTGCGGCCATCATCGTCAACGTGATCTTTAGTGTGATGTGGTTTGTCGCGAAGATTGTCGTCATCGCGATCGTTGCGCTCATCGTGTACGGCGTCATGCGTTCCGTGTTTGGCAAAAGCGAAGGTTAGCCCACGCCCGCCCGCGTCAGCTGGCGATGTCTGATGCCCCGGGTAACGTGAGGGGCAGGAGGCAAAATGCGAATCAGCGACGGCCGGGTTATCTGGAGTGCGACCGATCTCAAGAAGGCAGCCGAGTGCGAGTTCGCATGGGCTCGCGGCATTGATGCCAAGCTCGGGCGCATTGCAGCCGTCGTCGAGCCCGAAGACGAGATGATGCAGCGAGCGATTACGCTCGGTCTCTCCCACGAGCGCGCCGTGCTTGAGCGTTACCGCAGTCAGTACGGTAACGGTGTCGTTGAGCTCGCCACGGTCGGGCCGACCGACCCCGACGCTCTGGCTGCGGCCCTCGACGAAACGGTAACGGCCCTGCACTCCGATGCGCGAGTTCTCTATCAGGGGGCGTTTGCTCACGACGATTTCATTGGGTTCGCCGACTTTATGGTGCAAACGCCTGATGGCTGGCTGGTGCAAGATACGAAGCTGGCACGCACCGCTCGTGTCACCGCCCTCATGCAGCTTGCCGCCTACGTCGACCAACTGCACCGCCTCGGGGTGCCGACCGATCCGACCGTTCAGCTCATCCTCGGCGACGGCGAAATCAGCACCCATAACATCGACGATCTGATGCCGGT
This window encodes:
- a CDS encoding DIP1984 family protein, which gives rise to MRLAEALSLRGDLQKRVAQLRERIHANVRFQEGEEPSEDATALLTEAGETIDRLQSLIAAINLTNASLTLKDGRSMTSALAARDMLKLRHSVLSGAAQSAITGADYHRQMRSELRQVIAIDVPALRREIDDVAQQLRELDTVIQEANWTSELVDS
- a CDS encoding winged helix-turn-helix domain-containing protein, whose product is MSNATLLAPVQTARSAHTIARPVSPAARVAAPAQPAQPPVAARPEPAVPAGSEARGFALYVGIDEQKAAQAGVSLGILVDALRRTLADLAPAAQTYATVALAPVAAGGRDVDVVRLALHEPSAVARTRPEPVDEDLASRVIVDISRKRVLIDGESANFTYKEFELLQYLVLREGRTIDRAELVSSLWSAGSEDEAPGERTIDVHVRRLRAKLGRYEDIVRTVRGIGYRFDRHADVVIRYGTGTPSPDRF
- a CDS encoding DNA-3-methyladenine glycosylase, coding for MTSSSSMMRARPERRHRRPAPLVPLPTAPRIDSVYCPPFPLDFRPVVGIHRRGFTDPTMRWEHDVLWRAVRTPDGIGTIAMRQEHGTIRASAWGSGATWLIDQLPALCGADDDDAGFDASRHPLIADAARRNPGLRLGRSDVLTDVLISAILEQKVTALQAFHAWRDLIYWHGERAPGPRRLWVAPALDTWRTIPSWDWHRAGVEPPQSRAAVTAAASGIADRLHAAVDGQERERLLTSVRGIGVWTAAEVRIRTFGDADAVSFGDFHLAHEVGYALTGQRVDDDGMRELLEPWAGHRQRVIRLIFASGVVEPRRAPRLHPEDHRER
- a CDS encoding VOC family protein, whose product is MNASFSVDVEALMPSLNPYLSFRDNTREAMEFYQSVLGGELDVMTFENFEMPHDPAENNLIMHAQLTTPDGFVLMASDTPSTMEYVAPAGFSVSLGGEDEAKFRGFWEGLADGGTITMPLSAPEWGGLFGMLVDRFGVPWMMSISPSE
- a CDS encoding exonuclease SbcCD subunit D encodes the protein MRILHTSDWHIGRSFHGHSTLSALAEVLQAMILQVREHAVDVVLVSGDVFDSATPSADSYTLLTDTLAELADTGTQVIVTSGNHDSAARLGFQSGLLRPGIYVRTDPLQLDQPITLTDEFGEVDVYPIPYLEPAMVRHLWEGVELRKQVDTLTHAMNLVRRRREERATSGTSVRSVVMAHCFAAGVEATPGVEREVRQGGVDMVPVSVFDGVDYTALGHIHGRQTLRDNVRYAGAPLHYSFGEQHKPRGSWLVTLDADGFADAEWLEAPVPRRLVTLRGTLDELLTDDRFDGDETAWVCAEYTDTTPQRDPMRRLRERFEHCALVLHKPEGVVAGAKKTYGERLQRAVTDIERIEVFLADVRNGEGASPAEQEILQAVIDERVLAEARA
- a CDS encoding AAA family ATPase produces the protein MKLHRLEIEGFGPFLRRQVIDFDEYDADGLFLISGKTGAGKSSLLDAVCFALYATVPRYSSAGGKRVRSDHALPDDVSEVSLTFSTGDETYRVTRSPEYERPKQRGGGMTTQAATVQLDRRDGEQWIGIASRAVDAGNQLAEILQLNKDQFLQVILLAQNRFAKFLLADSKERQTLLRTLFGTRRFEDYQKQLIERRKLSEQTMVAARARLLDRLCDAEKLVDAHGWGETHEDLIGTVPGDDAAPLAADDAHGAGAGLGGETGAAAGTAVGAGGTAAGAGTEPSADEADTDTPLDATLLPVADRLERLHVARDRGAYRVEATTNALAHADANRVASAAAAANARAQRDHQNRRDLTRAQLARLEERAPEILQDRAELAAAREAQTVASAIAAHDRDIAAAAQATADQAGAKARWTTYATDPATAPTAAYLRERADECTAAQGALAAAAAAEADLTQHEDAEIATRAARVEAETAVATLRDEAQRIPAELAVCERALMALQARADRIEELTSRRSTLDIQLGAAQQLEGHERDRDRAIEAAYQANAAARAGVDKLDALYKRKLAGSASELAATLTDGVACPVCGSDDHPHPAPVLVDPVTDTELAAVAAERDALQRAATAASEAEQAAATALSHVIAAAGGQSLEQLTAAQQKLAAEIADAESAQAEHATTQRTRDELLAREKSMSAAIDEAMKASAEAVAAQAAAQEQARAARESVAAARGEYATVADRISAIAAERDAAQAYAAALENMAVAEAAVRTSRAAVERALATTTFATAVQAQDAARSPEEMAALDARIAEHDSALRAAKATLMELELEVLPDDAIDVDAAEAAAEAAQQEWARIGSELTALQSAVAALAERTTAAEDEQQRQATALTAHETIERLADTVSGHEPNTKRMSLETFILAAELEEIVAAANVRLGDMSSGRYRLQHSDERVGNAAAGLGIDIFDSFTSKARPAHSLSGGETFLASLSLALGLAEVVTNRAGGVRLDTLFIDEGFGSLDPDTLAIAMQTLDELRSGGRTVGIISHVEAMKEQIPAQLRVRVASDGSSDIITR